The Psychrilyobacter atlanticus DSM 19335 genome contains a region encoding:
- the murC gene encoding UDP-N-acetylmuramate--L-alanine ligase codes for MKKVFFIGINGIGMSGLAKIMAKSGYCVSGSDQTKKDVSIELESLGVKIHYKHDAKNIEGIDLVVRSSAIKEGNPEYKYATENGIEVIKRGELLARLFNSKSGIAVAGTHGKTTTSSMLGAVMLPLDPSIVVGGILPEINSNACCGTGEFLIAEADESDNSFLYLLPEYSIITNIEADHLENHGSFENIKKSFIQFYEQTKKLTLLNIDCLESDNILGSEDKILTYSIEKKAGIYADNIKIIDGKSVYDVILDGKLLGEFRLSVPGSHNISNSLGVIYLAYTLGVSLEEIKVRLEKFKGAKRRYDILLDGDTRIIDDYAHHPTEIRATLEGAKKIETKKITAIFQPHRYSRVKFLYEEFKGCFDLADEVILLPVYSAGEEDIYGITLEKLAADIYTSGDTKILTTVEEILEEIKGEDRTYIFMGAGTISQMAYEVVEKLEVR; via the coding sequence ATGAAAAAAGTATTTTTTATAGGAATAAATGGAATAGGTATGAGTGGTTTAGCTAAGATAATGGCTAAGAGTGGATACTGTGTGAGTGGATCAGATCAAACTAAAAAAGATGTAAGTATAGAACTTGAAAGTTTAGGAGTTAAAATTCATTATAAACATGATGCGAAAAATATAGAAGGTATTGACCTGGTAGTGAGATCAAGTGCTATTAAAGAGGGAAACCCAGAATATAAATATGCTACGGAAAATGGAATAGAAGTTATAAAAAGAGGGGAACTTTTAGCCAGGTTATTTAACAGCAAATCAGGAATAGCTGTAGCTGGGACTCATGGAAAAACTACTACTAGTTCGATGTTAGGAGCTGTAATGTTGCCACTTGATCCATCTATTGTAGTGGGAGGAATCTTACCAGAGATAAACTCTAATGCTTGTTGTGGTACAGGAGAATTTTTGATAGCAGAAGCAGATGAAAGTGATAATTCATTTTTATATCTACTACCGGAATACTCTATCATAACTAATATAGAGGCAGATCATTTAGAAAATCATGGTAGCTTTGAAAATATAAAAAAATCATTTATACAATTTTATGAGCAGACTAAAAAACTGACACTGCTTAATATAGACTGCTTGGAATCAGACAATATACTAGGATCTGAAGATAAAATTTTAACTTATAGTATCGAGAAAAAAGCCGGAATATATGCAGATAATATCAAAATAATAGATGGGAAGAGTGTCTATGATGTGATCTTAGATGGTAAACTTTTGGGAGAATTTAGATTGTCTGTACCTGGAAGCCATAATATCTCTAATAGTTTAGGAGTAATATATCTAGCTTATACTCTGGGAGTATCTTTAGAGGAGATAAAAGTCAGACTGGAAAAATTTAAAGGTGCTAAGAGAAGATATGATATTCTTTTAGATGGAGACACAAGGATCATAGATGATTATGCACATCATCCAACTGAGATAAGAGCCACGTTGGAAGGTGCCAAAAAAATAGAAACTAAGAAAATTACAGCGATCTTTCAACCTCATAGATACAGCAGAGTAAAATTTTTATATGAAGAGTTTAAAGGTTGTTTCGATCTGGCAGATGAAGTGATTTTACTTCCTGTATACTCTGCAGGAGAGGAAGATATCTATGGAATTACGTTGGAAAAATTAGCTGCTGATATCTATACTTCTGGAGATACAAAGATTTTAACTACTGTGGAAGAAATATTAGAAGAAATAAAAGGTGAAGACAGGACCTATATCTTTATGGGTGCTGGAACAATATCGCAGATGGCATATGAGGTAGTTGAAAAGTTGGAGGTAAGATGA
- a CDS encoding UDP-N-acetylmuramoyl-tripeptide--D-alanyl-D-alanine ligase, with amino-acid sequence MHKLNFFNEMFPNKKHLKDIKIGEILIDSRKVKKNDIFIGIRSGNEYIKDVLEKGACLVFYDDINIKIEDERAIYVEDSILFLQELAKNYRESLDVTVIGITGSEGKTSTKDILYSILSAKYKGKKTQGNYNNHIGLPLTLLQLEEDDKFIALEMGMSNLGEIRRLGEIASPDYAIVTNIGDSHLEFLENRDNVFKAKTEIFEFVKPEFRVVYGDDPYFKDAETVRVGKNEDNDYIIKDFYQDKRGGEFKLFFSGQEMDVKTNLYGEYNSINIALAMTVALNVGVSKEEILDACKDLKLTGMRFERVEKGGKVFINDAYNASPVAMKVSLETFNEIFKDDYKVAVLGDMLELGKESIKLHEGLSETIEKLNLDEIYLVGKEMKSLYIKLDHKKCFYFETVEEIRDRIKLVKDGAAVFLKASNGICLNKILD; translated from the coding sequence ATGCATAAATTAAATTTTTTTAATGAAATGTTTCCAAATAAAAAACATCTTAAAGATATTAAAATAGGAGAAATCCTTATAGATAGCAGGAAGGTAAAAAAAAATGATATTTTTATCGGAATAAGATCTGGAAATGAATATATTAAAGATGTGTTGGAAAAAGGCGCTTGTTTGGTGTTTTATGATGATATAAATATTAAAATAGAGGATGAGAGAGCAATCTATGTAGAAGATAGTATCTTATTCTTACAGGAGTTAGCTAAAAACTATAGGGAAAGTTTGGATGTAACAGTGATAGGGATTACCGGTAGCGAGGGAAAGACTTCTACAAAGGATATCCTCTATTCTATCTTATCGGCAAAGTATAAAGGGAAGAAGACTCAGGGGAACTACAACAACCATATAGGTTTGCCACTAACCCTCCTACAATTAGAGGAAGATGACAAGTTTATAGCCTTAGAGATGGGAATGAGTAATTTAGGAGAGATTAGACGGTTAGGAGAGATAGCTAGTCCTGACTATGCCATAGTGACTAATATAGGGGATTCTCACTTGGAGTTTTTAGAAAACAGAGATAATGTTTTTAAGGCGAAAACAGAGATTTTTGAATTTGTAAAACCAGAATTTAGAGTGGTTTATGGAGATGATCCTTATTTTAAAGATGCAGAAACTGTAAGAGTAGGGAAAAACGAAGATAATGATTATATCATAAAGGATTTTTATCAGGATAAAAGAGGTGGAGAATTCAAACTATTTTTTTCAGGTCAAGAAATGGATGTGAAAACTAACCTGTATGGAGAATATAACTCTATAAATATAGCCTTAGCAATGACAGTAGCTCTAAATGTAGGAGTTTCCAAGGAAGAAATTTTAGATGCCTGCAAAGATCTAAAGTTGACAGGAATGCGATTTGAAAGGGTTGAAAAAGGTGGGAAAGTTTTTATAAATGATGCTTATAATGCCAGCCCGGTAGCTATGAAAGTATCTTTAGAAACTTTCAATGAAATTTTTAAAGATGATTATAAGGTAGCTGTATTAGGAGACATGCTGGAATTAGGAAAAGAAAGTATAAAGCTTCATGAAGGATTGTCTGAGACTATAGAAAAGTTAAATTTAGATGAGATCTATTTAGTGGGAAAAGAGATGAAAAGTTTATATATAAAATTGGATCATAAAAAATGTTTTTATTTTGAAACTGTGGAAGAAATAAGAGACAGGATAAAGTTGGTGAAAGATGGAGCTGCAGTGTTTTTAAAGGCTTCAAATGGTATTTGTTTAAATAAAATTTTAGATTAG
- a CDS encoding D-alanine--D-alanine ligase, with protein MKIAVLMGGISSEREISLMSGGAILQGLLNLGYDAFKIDLVEENYLTALMENEYDLAYIALHGEFGEDGRVQAVLDILKKPYTGSGVTASAVSMDKVLTKIIADDFGIKTPMKYTNIDDIKKYPIVIKPSKEGSSVGLYICQNSEEAEKAAEKLKGIDLVLEEFIAGEELTAGILNGEKLGVVKIIPNSGTYDFESKYTVGKTIYEVPAIIEENYYEEAMDIASKVHDILNLRGMSRSDFILSKDGLYFLEVNTSPGMTTTSLLPKLGKLKGYSFEMILEKMVLDATKL; from the coding sequence ATGAAAATAGCAGTATTGATGGGGGGGATCTCCTCAGAAAGAGAGATATCACTAATGAGTGGAGGAGCTATATTACAGGGACTTCTAAATTTAGGATATGATGCCTTTAAGATAGATCTAGTGGAAGAAAATTATTTGACTGCACTTATGGAAAATGAATATGACTTAGCATATATAGCTTTACACGGTGAGTTCGGTGAAGATGGAAGAGTGCAGGCAGTCTTAGATATTTTAAAAAAGCCATACACAGGATCAGGTGTAACAGCCAGTGCTGTATCTATGGATAAAGTTTTAACTAAAATAATTGCAGATGATTTTGGAATTAAAACACCAATGAAGTATACTAATATAGATGATATAAAAAAATATCCAATAGTCATAAAACCTTCTAAAGAGGGGTCTAGTGTAGGACTCTACATTTGTCAAAACTCAGAGGAAGCAGAAAAAGCAGCAGAAAAATTAAAAGGAATAGATCTGGTGCTAGAGGAATTTATTGCCGGGGAAGAGCTGACTGCTGGAATATTAAATGGAGAAAAGTTAGGAGTAGTGAAGATAATACCTAATTCAGGAACCTATGATTTTGAATCAAAATATACAGTTGGAAAAACTATATATGAAGTTCCTGCTATAATAGAAGAAAACTACTATGAAGAAGCTATGGATATTGCATCTAAAGTGCATGATATATTAAATCTTAGAGGTATGAGTAGGAGTGATTTTATTCTTTCTAAAGACGGATTATATTTTTTAGAGGTGAACACAAGTCCTGGGATGACCACTACAAGCTTATTACCTAAATTAGGAAAGCTAAAAGGTTATAGTTTTGAAATGATATTGGAAAAAATGGTATTAGATGCAACAAAATTATAA
- the ftsA gene encoding cell division protein FtsA produces MMRRIRTGIDIGSSKTTIIVGELYDSGKNIKVLGQTIVPSNGIKKGEIIDGELFSRTLRLGKERLEDKLGVVIKKATIGVSGSDIKSSTTEIEYKLSDEDIEVTEDHCDQIFEISKEKVVKDDEQVIAKEIYNYRVDESGIMKNPVGKVGNKLKVNVHLIRIPKLKVKKIVETLNKAKIEVDSLIYNGEASSKATLKKIDKVNGVALVDIGYGLTEITIFKNNRLINTNVIPIGGMHYVNDLKYVLELNQEVVKNLLLEIKNKDIDEKITVSYLENGESLTKTFEVRYLREIMDARTDEILEYISKSIEASGYKEYLKNGVVLAGGVVGDYGILEKLKALLDYDIRIGTTIKIDGMTTTLKNPACITGMGVLLTALEDEYSDLQKTNVEDKVEEEKEKEKIEIVNKVEKKEAVKKKAETRGPSKFKKWLGNFI; encoded by the coding sequence ATGATGAGAAGGATAAGAACGGGAATAGATATAGGGTCATCTAAAACAACTATTATTGTAGGAGAATTATATGATTCTGGGAAAAACATAAAGGTACTGGGGCAGACTATTGTTCCATCTAACGGAATAAAAAAAGGTGAAATAATAGATGGAGAACTGTTCAGTAGAACCTTGAGATTAGGAAAAGAAAGGCTGGAAGACAAGCTTGGAGTGGTAATAAAAAAAGCCACTATAGGAGTCAGTGGAAGTGATATAAAATCTAGTACTACAGAGATTGAGTATAAGCTTTCCGATGAGGATATAGAAGTTACTGAAGATCACTGTGATCAAATTTTTGAGATATCTAAAGAGAAAGTAGTTAAAGACGATGAACAAGTGATTGCCAAGGAGATTTATAACTACAGGGTAGACGAATCTGGAATAATGAAAAATCCAGTGGGGAAAGTAGGAAATAAATTAAAGGTGAATGTTCATCTGATAAGAATCCCTAAATTAAAGGTGAAAAAAATAGTAGAAACACTAAATAAAGCAAAGATAGAGGTGGACAGCCTCATATATAATGGGGAAGCATCTTCAAAAGCTACTCTAAAAAAAATAGATAAAGTAAACGGTGTAGCATTGGTAGATATTGGATATGGTTTGACAGAGATAACTATCTTTAAAAATAACAGGCTTATCAATACAAATGTAATACCTATAGGTGGGATGCACTATGTTAATGACCTTAAATATGTGTTAGAATTAAATCAAGAGGTAGTGAAAAACCTTCTATTGGAAATAAAAAATAAAGATATAGATGAAAAAATTACTGTATCTTATTTAGAAAATGGAGAAAGTCTGACAAAGACCTTTGAAGTAAGATATTTAAGGGAGATAATGGATGCTAGAACCGATGAGATATTAGAATATATTTCAAAAAGTATAGAAGCTTCTGGGTACAAAGAATACCTGAAAAATGGTGTTGTATTAGCTGGAGGAGTTGTAGGAGATTATGGAATTTTAGAAAAGTTAAAAGCTTTACTGGATTATGATATCAGAATAGGGACAACTATTAAGATAGATGGAATGACAACTACACTAAAAAATCCTGCTTGTATTACAGGAATGGGAGTATTGCTTACAGCTCTTGAAGATGAATACAGCGATCTGCAAAAAACAAATGTAGAGGATAAGGTAGAGGAAGAAAAAGAGAAAGAAAAAATAGAAATTGTGAATAAAGTAGAAAAAAAAGAAGCAGTCAAGAAAAAGGCTGAAACTAGAGGTCCGTCTAAATTTAAAAAATGGTTGGGAAATTTTATATAG
- the murD gene encoding UDP-N-acetylmuramoyl-L-alanine--D-glutamate ligase, translated as MKKAMIYGAGISGKNVIKLLEEIKWETVLVDDKNGVSSTDAVAYLEGVDLFVKSPGIPYNDLIKKAKKKGIKIVNEIEVSYNYMKKTSETKIIAITGTNGKTTTTSKLAGLLNAAGIRSIAAGNIGTPYSEAVLEKDKYEYIVLELSSYQLENLYEFKADIAMIINLAPDHLNRYKDADEYYDTKFNVGMNQNLGDKFIVNIDDPEIMKRLDRVKGEILKLSLEENTDIYVSENNLYFEGKQVTTIENFSLKGRHNLQNMLFVVGAAKLIGIDNNVIINFLENTESLEHRMEDFYTYKNQNNAVKFINDSKGTNLESTMKAIGAFEKPILICGGCDKNLELTPLIEEIKKSVKEVYLIGELAPKLERELLAVNYPKEDIYNLKTLEKVMITLEKKIKNMDAKKDLTILLSPATSSFDQFKSFEERGKVFKKLVLERFKEKN; from the coding sequence ATGAAAAAAGCTATGATATATGGTGCTGGAATAAGCGGTAAAAATGTAATTAAATTACTTGAAGAGATCAAATGGGAAACAGTACTTGTAGATGACAAAAATGGTGTTTCGTCTACAGATGCGGTAGCTTATTTAGAAGGGGTAGACCTGTTTGTAAAAAGTCCAGGGATACCCTATAACGATCTAATAAAAAAAGCGAAAAAAAAAGGTATTAAAATAGTGAATGAGATAGAGGTATCTTATAACTATATGAAAAAAACTTCTGAAACAAAAATTATAGCTATTACAGGAACCAATGGAAAGACAACAACAACAAGTAAGTTAGCTGGATTATTAAATGCAGCAGGAATTAGAAGTATAGCAGCAGGGAATATAGGAACTCCATATTCAGAAGCTGTTTTAGAAAAAGACAAATATGAATATATAGTTTTAGAATTGAGCTCCTACCAGCTGGAAAATTTATATGAATTTAAAGCTGATATAGCTATGATAATCAACCTTGCTCCCGATCATTTAAACAGATATAAAGATGCAGACGAATACTACGATACAAAATTTAATGTGGGAATGAATCAGAATTTAGGAGATAAATTTATAGTAAATATAGATGACCCAGAGATAATGAAAAGGTTAGATAGAGTAAAGGGAGAGATTTTGAAACTTTCTTTAGAAGAAAATACTGATATCTATGTATCTGAAAACAACCTATATTTTGAAGGGAAGCAAGTAACCACTATAGAAAATTTTTCGTTAAAAGGAAGACATAACTTACAAAATATGTTGTTTGTTGTAGGAGCTGCAAAATTAATTGGTATAGATAATAATGTCATAATAAATTTTTTAGAAAATACCGAGAGTTTGGAGCATAGAATGGAGGATTTTTATACCTATAAAAATCAAAATAATGCTGTAAAGTTTATAAATGACTCCAAAGGAACTAACTTGGAATCAACAATGAAGGCCATAGGAGCTTTCGAAAAACCAATACTCATATGCGGCGGGTGTGATAAAAACCTAGAATTAACACCCCTAATTGAGGAGATAAAAAAAAGTGTAAAAGAAGTATATTTAATAGGAGAATTGGCTCCTAAACTAGAGAGAGAATTATTGGCTGTAAACTATCCCAAAGAGGATATTTATAACTTAAAAACTCTGGAAAAAGTGATGATTACACTGGAGAAAAAAATCAAAAATATGGATGCTAAAAAAGATCTAACAATTCTTCTATCACCGGCTACTTCGAGCTTTGATCAATTTAAAAGTTTTGAAGAGAGGGGAAAAGTATTCAAAAAATTGGTTTTGGAAAGGTTTAAAGAAAAGAATTAA
- the mraY gene encoding phospho-N-acetylmuramoyl-pentapeptide-transferase yields MLYYLAEKYESLAYLKSIYLRGFLGFAISLMIVMILGKPFIAYLRKEKIGDEAKDVGPETHFTKTGTPTMGGVLIVFSATITNLIVGNLTNKFNLMLLLCMLLFSGIGFLDDYRKLTVCKKGLSGRKKMIGQALIAVLTWLFIIKFGISETELDFGIMNPFSKNYLYIGAAPLLGWILLVLIGSSNAVNITDGLDGLVIMPVIIAASILGLIAYFTGHTELSQHFDLYYIAGTGEITVFLTGLIGAGLGFLWFNFYPAEIFMGDTGSLMLGGLLGVVAIFLRQELLFLLIGFVFVVEAVSVILQVGSYKMRKKRIFRMAPIHHHFELQGLAETKVTIRFWIIGLLCGIGSLIILKLR; encoded by the coding sequence ATGTTATATTATTTGGCGGAAAAGTATGAAAGTTTAGCGTATTTAAAATCGATTTATTTGAGAGGATTCTTGGGGTTTGCTATATCACTTATGATTGTTATGATCTTAGGAAAACCGTTTATAGCTTATTTAAGGAAGGAAAAAATAGGAGACGAAGCAAAGGATGTAGGGCCAGAAACACATTTTACGAAGACGGGAACTCCTACAATGGGAGGAGTATTAATAGTCTTCTCTGCAACAATAACTAATTTAATTGTGGGAAATCTGACTAATAAATTTAATTTGATGTTACTTCTGTGTATGCTTTTATTCAGTGGTATAGGTTTCTTAGATGATTATAGAAAATTAACAGTTTGTAAAAAAGGTTTATCAGGTAGAAAAAAGATGATAGGTCAGGCGTTAATAGCAGTTCTGACTTGGCTATTTATAATTAAATTTGGAATATCGGAAACGGAATTAGATTTTGGAATAATGAATCCATTTTCAAAGAATTATCTGTATATAGGAGCGGCTCCATTATTAGGGTGGATACTTTTAGTACTAATAGGAAGCTCAAATGCTGTAAATATAACAGATGGATTAGATGGGTTAGTGATTATGCCGGTAATTATTGCGGCGTCCATTCTAGGGCTGATAGCATACTTTACAGGACATACAGAGTTAAGTCAGCATTTTGATCTTTACTATATAGCAGGGACAGGGGAAATTACAGTATTCTTAACTGGTTTAATAGGGGCAGGATTAGGGTTTTTATGGTTTAATTTTTATCCAGCTGAAATTTTTATGGGAGACACGGGGTCTCTGATGTTAGGTGGATTATTGGGTGTAGTTGCAATATTTTTGAGACAGGAACTACTGTTTCTTTTAATTGGATTTGTATTTGTAGTAGAAGCGGTATCTGTAATATTACAAGTAGGTTCATATAAGATGAGAAAAAAAAGGATATTTAGGATGGCTCCTATCCATCATCACTTTGAATTGCAAGGTTTAGCAGAAACTAAGGTAACTATTAGGTTTTGGATAATAGGACTATTGTGTGGAATAGGAAGTTTGATAATTCTAAAATTAAGATAA
- a CDS encoding cell division protein FtsQ/DivIB — MKKILQIIFIGIICWYTYTKYGDFKKASLFDVTEVNLKVKNVELIDDLADSIENLKGKNILEIDKNKIKNKILEDVRVKDVVIKTQMPDILLFDIKEKEPYVYIEYKDRIYISDELGKIYGYMKESKKYNMPLFRIENEKEIKEFIAVMGKISFKDEISQIYKVSNGIAVTTNTGLKIITNIDVESKKYGVVKKLYDQVKPQNKRDKKIEYIDLRFEDYIIKRIEGDRR, encoded by the coding sequence ATGAAAAAAATATTGCAAATAATATTCATAGGGATAATCTGTTGGTATACCTATACTAAGTACGGAGACTTTAAAAAAGCCTCCTTATTTGACGTTACCGAAGTAAACCTAAAGGTTAAAAATGTAGAACTAATAGATGATTTAGCTGATAGTATAGAAAACTTGAAGGGTAAAAATATATTAGAGATAGACAAAAATAAAATAAAGAATAAAATATTAGAGGATGTAAGGGTAAAAGATGTAGTTATAAAAACTCAGATGCCCGATATTTTATTATTCGATATAAAGGAAAAGGAACCTTATGTATATATAGAATATAAAGATAGAATTTATATATCCGATGAATTGGGGAAAATATATGGGTATATGAAAGAGAGTAAAAAATATAATATGCCACTATTTAGGATAGAAAATGAGAAAGAGATAAAGGAATTTATTGCAGTTATGGGGAAAATTAGTTTTAAAGATGAAATATCCCAGATATATAAAGTAAGCAATGGAATAGCAGTCACAACAAATACAGGGCTTAAAATAATCACAAATATAGATGTAGAGAGTAAAAAATATGGGGTTGTAAAGAAATTATACGATCAAGTAAAGCCTCAAAATAAGAGGGATAAAAAGATAGAGTATATTGATTTGAGGTTTGAAGACTACATTATAAAAAGGATAGAGGGTGATCGAAGATGA
- the gmhB gene encoding D-glycero-beta-D-manno-heptose 1,7-bisphosphate 7-phosphatase has protein sequence MKKCVFLDRDGNINVEKDYLHKVEEFEFIDGAREAIKIFNDLGYLVVVVTNQSGVARGYYDENSVKTLHDYLQKEVQKIGGHIDGFYYCPHHPEKGIGEYKLNCNCRKPEPGMFLQAQKDLDIDFSSSIMVGDKISDVKGGENLGMRSILVRTGHGLEEEKTIKNSCEIHENLYEFAKELERESKTHRKND, from the coding sequence GTGAAAAAATGTGTTTTTTTGGATAGGGACGGGAATATAAATGTTGAAAAAGATTATCTTCATAAAGTAGAAGAGTTTGAATTTATAGATGGAGCAAGAGAAGCAATAAAAATATTCAATGATCTAGGTTATTTAGTTGTGGTAGTAACAAATCAGTCTGGAGTAGCCAGAGGTTATTATGATGAAAATAGTGTAAAAACTTTGCATGATTACCTTCAAAAGGAAGTGCAAAAGATAGGAGGGCATATAGATGGATTTTATTATTGTCCGCACCACCCAGAAAAAGGTATAGGTGAATATAAATTAAATTGCAATTGTAGAAAACCTGAACCTGGAATGTTTTTACAGGCACAAAAAGATTTAGATATAGATTTTTCTTCTTCAATCATGGTAGGAGATAAAATTAGTGATGTAAAAGGTGGAGAAAACCTGGGGATGAGATCTATTTTGGTGAGAACAGGTCATGGATTAGAAGAGGAGAAAACAATAAAAAACTCTTGTGAGATCCATGAAAATCTATATGAGTTTGCAAAGGAATTAGAACGAGAGTCAAAAACTCACCGTAAGAATGATTGA
- the murB gene encoding UDP-N-acetylmuramate dehydrogenase produces MKIYKYHHMREYSNMKIGGNAKEMIIIEKKEELVEVLKTREKTFLIGNGTNTLIPDRDMDISFISLNKLNRKEDLGDGRVYVESGLNFDDLIDFIEEKNYSGLENLAGIPGSVGGLIYMNGGAYGSEVFDHIEEVEIIDENFEIRKIKKSEIYVTYRNTEIQKKNWIVISAVFKFEMGFDKERVLELKEKREARHPLSMPNLGSTFKNPEGHFSAKLIIAAGVQGHRVGDMQVSNVHPNFLENHGNAKYNDVIEIIRIVKEKVKLDSGIELEEEIVIIED; encoded by the coding sequence ATGAAAATATATAAATACCACCATATGAGAGAATATTCTAATATGAAGATTGGTGGGAACGCTAAAGAAATGATAATAATAGAGAAAAAAGAAGAATTGGTTGAAGTTTTAAAAACCAGGGAAAAAACTTTCCTTATAGGTAACGGGACCAATACATTGATTCCAGATAGAGATATGGATATATCTTTTATAAGTTTAAATAAATTAAATAGGAAAGAGGATCTAGGGGACGGAAGAGTTTATGTAGAATCGGGATTAAATTTTGACGATTTAATTGATTTTATAGAAGAGAAAAATTATTCAGGATTAGAAAATTTAGCCGGGATTCCAGGAAGTGTAGGAGGCCTGATCTATATGAATGGAGGAGCCTATGGTTCTGAAGTTTTTGACCATATAGAAGAGGTTGAGATCATAGATGAAAATTTTGAAATTAGAAAAATAAAGAAATCAGAGATCTATGTGACTTATAGAAATACAGAGATTCAGAAAAAAAACTGGATAGTTATAAGTGCTGTATTTAAATTTGAAATGGGATTTGATAAAGAAAGAGTTTTGGAGTTAAAGGAGAAGAGGGAAGCTAGACACCCTTTGAGTATGCCTAATTTAGGAAGTACTTTTAAAAATCCTGAGGGACATTTTTCAGCTAAACTGATAATTGCTGCCGGAGTGCAAGGGCACAGAGTAGGAGATATGCAAGTTTCCAATGTCCATCCAAATTTTTTGGAAAATCATGGAAATGCTAAATATAATGATGTCATTGAGATAATCAGGATCGTAAAGGAAAAAGTAAAACTAGATTCAGGGATTGAACTAGAGGAAGAGATTGTAATTATTGAAGATTAG
- the murG gene encoding undecaprenyldiphospho-muramoylpentapeptide beta-N-acetylglucosaminyltransferase: MKKIILTAGGTGGHIYPALAVAHELRKKNIDLLFIGTSHRMEKEIVPNAGHKFIGLDVLPLRNFKSIIKVLKATKKAISTLRKEKPDAVIGFGNYISIPTLLGAIILRIPIYLQEQNVTLGLANKIFYRFSKKMFLAFDLTYDELPSKYQSRLQVTGNPLRKEFYTLNPHTEREKIKLEDHEKMILIMGGSLGARSINEALIKEWDSFLKEKNTRIYWATGEKNYEEVMSKLSKYKLTDQIKPYFENMANIMCAADLVLCRSGALTISELIELGKPSILIPYQLREVGQFENTKILSENKASLIYKDGEAQNAVRMALELIKNEHELTEMKAALKRMKKGNSAEKIVDALEIWGNK; encoded by the coding sequence ATGAAGAAAATAATTTTAACAGCAGGAGGAACAGGTGGCCATATCTATCCTGCCTTGGCAGTAGCACATGAGTTGAGAAAGAAAAATATAGACTTACTTTTCATAGGGACTAGCCATAGGATGGAAAAAGAAATAGTTCCAAATGCAGGACATAAATTTATAGGCTTAGATGTTTTACCTCTAAGAAATTTTAAATCGATAATAAAAGTCTTAAAAGCTACAAAAAAAGCTATATCGACATTAAGGAAAGAAAAGCCTGATGCAGTGATTGGGTTTGGAAACTATATATCTATCCCTACCCTGTTAGGTGCAATAATTTTAAGAATCCCTATATACCTTCAAGAGCAGAATGTTACCTTAGGGCTGGCTAATAAGATATTTTATAGGTTTAGTAAAAAGATGTTTTTAGCCTTTGATCTAACCTATGACGAATTACCTTCAAAATATCAATCGAGACTACAGGTTACAGGAAACCCACTGAGAAAGGAATTTTATACTCTAAATCCTCATACTGAAAGGGAAAAGATAAAATTAGAAGATCATGAAAAGATGATCCTTATTATGGGTGGAAGTTTAGGAGCTAGAAGTATAAATGAAGCATTGATCAAAGAATGGGATTCATTTTTAAAGGAAAAAAATACGAGGATATATTGGGCTACCGGGGAAAAAAACTACGAAGAGGTTATGTCTAAACTATCTAAATATAAATTAACAGATCAGATAAAACCATACTTTGAAAATATGGCTAATATAATGTGTGCTGCTGATTTGGTGTTATGCAGGTCGGGAGCATTGACAATCTCAGAATTGATAGAGTTAGGGAAACCGTCGATATTAATACCATATCAGCTTCGTGAAGTTGGACAGTTTGAGAACACTAAGATCCTTTCAGAGAACAAGGCTAGTTTAATCTATAAAGATGGAGAAGCTCAAAATGCCGTTAGAATGGCTTTGGAATTGATAAAAAATGAACATGAATTAACAGAGATGAAAGCAGCATTAAAAAGAATGAAAAAAGGAAATTCAGCAGAAAAAATAGTGGATGCTTTAGAGATTTGGGGGAATAAATAG